One Microcaecilia unicolor chromosome 4, aMicUni1.1, whole genome shotgun sequence genomic region harbors:
- the ERLIN2 gene encoding LOW QUALITY PROTEIN: erlin-2 (The sequence of the model RefSeq protein was modified relative to this genomic sequence to represent the inferred CDS: inserted 2 bases in 1 codon), giving the protein MSQLGAVAAMALAFLTAALFSAVHKIEEGHIGVYYRGGALLTSTSGPGFHLMLPVITSFRSVQSTLQTDEVKNVPCGTSGGVMIYFDRIEVVNFLIPNAVYDIVKNYTADYDKALIFNKVHHELNQFCSVHTLQEVYIELFDQIDENLKLALQQDLTTMAPGLIIQAVRVTKPNIPEAIRKNYELMESEKTKLLIAAQKQKVVEKEAETDRKKALIEAEKVAQVAEITYGQKVMEKETEKKISEIEDAAFLAREKAKADAEYYTAQRIAEANQLKLTPEYLQLMKYRAIASTVRFXLGKDIPNMFMDFAAGRDQQQPSEGVAEELRSSRDSGWVMEDIDS; this is encoded by the exons ATGAGTCAGCTGGGGGCAGTCGCTGCTATGGCTCTTGCTTTTCTCACTGCAGCCTTGTTCTCTGCGGTTCACAAAATAGAAGAAGGACATATTGGAGTTTATTACAG GGGCGGAGCTCTGCTGACTTCTACCAGTGGCCCAGGGTTTCACCTCATGCTGCCTGTTATAACATCCTTCAGATCTGTGCAG AGCACTTTACAGACCGATGAGGTAAAAAATGTTCCTTGTGGTACAAG TGGCGGGGTGATGATTTATTTTGATCGAATTGAAGTAGTGAATTTTCTGATCCCCAATGCTG TGTACGATATTGTGAAGAATTACACGGCGGACTATGACAAAGCTCTGATCTTCAATAAGGTTCATCATGAGCTGAATCAATTCTGCAGTGTGCACACGCTGCAAGAGGTCTACATTGAGCTATTTG ATCAGATTGATGAAAACCTGAAGCTGGCTCTACAGCAGGATCTGACAACCATGGCACCTGGACTCATTATCCAG GCTGTCCGGGTGACCAAACCCAACATTCCCGAAGCCATCCGGAAGAACTACGAGCTCAT GGAGAGTGAGAAAACCAAGCTTCTGATTGCAGCTCAGAAGCAAAAGGTAGTGGAGAAGGAAGCAGAGACAGACCGGAAGAAAGCTCTCATTG AGGCAGAAAAAGTTGCTCAGGTGGCAGAAATAACGTATGGGCAGAAAGTGATGGaaaaggagacagagaagaagatTTCAGAAATCGAAG ATGCTGCGTTCCTTGCCAGAGAGAAAGCCAAGGCAGATGCAGAATATTACACAGCTCAAAGGATAGCCGAGGCTAACCAG TTGAAGTTAACACCTGAGTACCTGCAGCTGATGAAGTACAGGGCAATTGCCTCCACAGTAAGATT ACTTGGTAAGGACATCCCCAATATGTTCATGGACTTTGCAGCTGGTCGGGATCAGCAACAGCCCAGCGAAGGTGTGGCAGAAGAGCTGAGATCGTCTAGAGACTCAGGCTGGGTGATGGAGGATATAGACAGCTGA